TTCATGTAAACTTCAGTATAAATCAAGACGCTGGGGAAGAGTGCACCAGCGCAGCTGTGCCAGACCAGGGAGATGATTGGAAATCTGAATGCTAATCCCAATATACCTAAAGAACCATCTGTTTTGTGAAGCATGTCCAGACCCGAGACCCCTTGCCGTGCCGACTCATCCCCACAACCCACTCGGCGCTGTCACAGGTTGCTTCTCTTTGGGAGCCTTGCAACTGGGTGGCACCGCCTATCGAGGGGAAGAGGCTTGCTGAAGTCCCGATTGAGCGGGCTGCACGATCACTCTAGACAAGTCGACGTAACGTCGATTCCATCCCGTCCCCGGGGGTGACCGCTCGATAGCACTGTCCGCACAACAAAACACGTTGGATGTCTTGGGCATTCATTTCTCCTGCACTGTATCTGGACCCTGGGAAATCTTCAAAAAGCAAACCTCCAAATGACCCAAGGACCACAATGAACACCCTTCATTCCCCCATCTTCACGGAGCCTTGGCTTGCGCCTCCAGCACATCGGCATCAAGCTGCTCCATGACCTCTATGACGAGGCTCAAGCTGTCCATAAAAGAATTGACGGCGACGCGGAGCATGCGGTTCGTCGTAGCGCTGTACTCGGTGCGCAGGATCGTCTCCTCGGTTGCGCCTGAGGAAGCAGAGACTGTGGAGAACTCCCGTTGCACGGATGGCGAAAGCTCCTTGTCGACGCTGAGCGAGCCAAGTGCCACTTTGGCTAGCCTGGCCGTAGGGAACGGCACGTCGATGGTGCTGGAGGGTGCATTTCGTGCCAGGGTTATTTGGCGTTAGCAGGGATGGATGGTGCTTCTTTCGTTGGGCGCTCACGTGCTCTTGTTTTGAAATCCAAAAAGTGGGCTGTGACAAGATGAACAGAACTGAACTCGATCTGCGAACCTGAGTGGGCGgtacgagaaaaaaaaaataaagaaataaAGAATTAAAAGACTCACAGGGTGCAGGGAAACTCGGACATGGTCGCTAGGTACGGCGATTGTTTGGCACAGCCTGAATTGGGTCAAAATAAATAGACAAGATAGATCCGAAGCTATGACTTCATGTATGCTTCGGCCTTGTACAGGACGTGCGTTGTTATTTCTCCGTTGCTCTGGCACAGACTGGGCGCGAACTTGACACTGGAGGCTGTTTTCGCCTTGGTGGGATGAGTTGACTTCGGCCGCCCCCAAAGGGGTCTTTGTCTTGGTATTGGATAGTGACCTCAGTGCATGTGTGGTGAATTCCAGCACGACTGTCCTGCGCTACAGGCCACAGTGGAGCACTCCCCCCTGGTCTCCAGGTCGCCAAGTGGCCCAAGCTCACAGGATCTCGGTAAAGCCCTCGCTCACTCAATTTCACCCAGGCGTTGCCGGGCCAACTCGGCTTGCCCAAGAGGGACACTACCTGCCCAGGTGTAAACTGGGGCAACGGCCTTGATTGGTCGCACCCCGGCTTGTTGTGTTTGTAGACAACCATGAGACCCACATTTAACACACAACAACAAAGGCAGGGGTCGTGACGATACGCAATACAAAGTCCAGAacctttttgtttctgcGAAATGGAGCTCcgatgttgttgttgttgatccCCGACCGTCTTCACATAACTTGACATCGTCAACCTCCTCCGACCATCCCTCGTTTCTTTCCCTCTTCCTCCCTCCCTAAACCTCGTCGTCGTGTCGGCTTCCTCTGGAAAGGATTGAAAGTTTGTTGCATCGCATCATTTGAAGGTCATTCCGTATGCGCGCTAGCATCCAGCATTGCATTGCATTGTGAGCAAAACAAGACGGGTCGAAAAGAAAAGCGGCGCTccttgtttgttttgtttatcCATTCGAATCGCCACCTCAAACCACAACGTCTCCTTTATTTTGGTCGCGCTCCGTCGCCGCACCGCATTCTAcacaagcagcagcaacatcaTTCGTCATCATCTCTAGCATCTTACCTGCGCCTTTGGTATCGCATTTGTTCCTTCCTTCCTGGCATATTCTGGGGCTCGTGGCGCTGAGATGGCGCCTTCGATTTCCAAGAGCTCCAACATGGGCCAAGTCATTGAGTACATTGAGAGTAAGTCCAACCCAAGGCTCAGCGCAGCCATTCTTCATCGCGCACAATCTCCCGTCTCTCGAACTGCTTGCGACGTGTTCCGCGGAGCTAGCTCGGTTACGTCTGCTCTGGATCTCGTCCAGAATCACCGGCGATGCCATGGAGACAAGCGACAACAATATCCCTCACCTCGAGAGCCAGCCTCCCGCCTTCTTGGTCCCGTATCCGCTGCTCTTTACATACAAATATCCAGTAACGCTAACGGCATTCATCCCAGACCGCTTATATCTCGCATCATACGTAAACCCTCCCGAGGCCGACACCCTCTTTCCCTACCCGGAGCCGCCCACCCGCTCCCCCACCAAGCGTTCGAGAGCTGCAGTCGAGCCGAcccccgtcgccgcccgCAAACAGCCATACTACTTTTCCATCGACGATTCGCTTCTCTACAATGCCTTCCACCACGACTTTGGCCCATTGCACATTGGTCACCTGTACCGCTTTGCGCTCGAATTCCATGATATCCTTGGTGCCAAAGAGAACAAGGACCGACCAGTAGTTTTCTGGAGCAGGGCTGACCCGAGGAGTAtgtttaaggttttaaacGATGCACTGTAATGCCTGACAAATGCGCTAacgttttgttttctctcttcACAGGCCGAGCCAATGCTGCCTGTGTACTGGCATGTTATATGGTGCTGATCCAGTCTTGGCCACCGCACCTGGCGCTTGCGCCTATCGCACAGGTCGACCCTCCATTGATGCCCTTCCGTGACGCTGGCTACAGCACAGCCGACTACGGAATCACAGTACAAGATGTCGTTTATGGTGTATGGAAGGCCAAGGAGGAAGGCTGTGTGATGCTCGACTCTTTCGACCTGGGCGAGTACGAAAAGTACGAGCGTGTTGAGAACGGCGACTTCAACTGGATTACACCTCACTTCCTGGCCTTCGCCTCGCCAATGCACTATCCCGTCGACAGGGTAACCGAAACCATGGGAGAAGCATACAAGCTCCTGCCCAAGACCATCGCAGACGTCAACAAACATCCCGACCTGCCGGATCCCTTCAAGAATGTTCTCTGCCACTTCTCCGAGAAGAACATTGGCCTCGTTGTGCGCCTCAACTCCCAACTGTACTCGCCATCCTATTTCGAGTCCCTTGGCATTCGCCACTTGGACATGATCTTTGAGGACGGTACATGCCCACCCCTGTCGCTTGTGCGCAAGTTCATCCGCCTGGCCCACGAGACAATTACGATACGTAAGCGCGGTATCGCCGTGCACTGCAAGGCCGGCCTGGGCCGCACTGGCTGCCTCATCGGCGCCTACCTCATCTACCGCCATGGCTTCACGGCCGACGAGGTCATTAGTTACATGCGCTTCATGCGCCCGGGTATGGTTGTCGGCCCGCAGCAGCACTGGCTTCACCTGAACCAGGGCGTGTTCCGTGAGTGGTGGGTTGAGGAGAGGGTGGCTCGCAAGTTGCGCAAGGAGCTTGCTGCGGCAGCCCAAAACACAGCCAACACGGGCGTCCCGAGCACCCCAATCCGTGCCATGCAGAAGGCTAGCCTGGGGCGCACCAGCGCCACACAGGCCAGCACGCCACCCAGCAAGTCGCGCACACCGCTCGGCGAGATGGACACGGAGAGCAACACAGTCGGTGTTCAGGAGGATTACCTGCCTGCCCCAACACCCGGTCAGCCACGAAAGACGGGAAGGAACCCTAGCGGGCGTCACCACCCTTACTCTCGCAACGACGCGGGCACCAAGGGCGAGGAACAGCAACACACTTCGGAGTCTATCTCGGTGCACCGCAGCACCAACGAGAGCGATGAGGAGTGGCACATGCGTATGGCTAGGACCTCGACACGAGCCAGCCCCAACGAGAAGAAGCAACGCAGCGCCAgccacaccaccaccaccacaacaaCACACCACGTCTACTCTTCCTCTTCCACCTATGTCGACAATGACGCTTCCAACGATATTGAGAACATCGGTTCCTCTGTCGGAAGAACAAAGTCGGTCAAGGAAGAGGCACGTTCCAGCGCGAGCGGTGTGCTGGCCAAAGTTCGTGGTGTAGAGCGCTCCGGGAGCACGAGGAGGGCGGCTGCTTCGACCACAGTGGGCAAGGAGCCGACCGGCATCAGGAAGACGAGCGGCAGGGTAGCCAGCGCTCACGCGGGA
The Pyricularia oryzae 70-15 chromosome 1, whole genome shotgun sequence DNA segment above includes these coding regions:
- a CDS encoding tyrosine-protein phosphatase CDC14 encodes the protein MAPSISKSSNMGQVIEYIENRLYLASYVNPPEADTLFPYPEPPTRSPTKRSRAAVEPTPVAARKQPYYFSIDDSLLYNAFHHDFGPLHIGHLYRFALEFHDILGAKENKDRPVVFWSRADPRSRANAACVLACYMVLIQSWPPHLALAPIAQVDPPLMPFRDAGYSTADYGITVQDVVYGVWKAKEEGCVMLDSFDLGEYEKYERVENGDFNWITPHFLAFASPMHYPVDRVTETMGEAYKLLPKTIADVNKHPDLPDPFKNVLCHFSEKNIGLVVRLNSQLYSPSYFESLGIRHLDMIFEDGTCPPLSLVRKFIRLAHETITIRKRGIAVHCKAGLGRTGCLIGAYLIYRHGFTADEVISYMRFMRPGMVVGPQQHWLHLNQGVFREWWVEERVARKLRKELAAAAQNTANTGVPSTPIRAMQKASLGRTSATQASTPPSKSRTPLGEMDTESNTVGVQEDYLPAPTPGQPRKTGRNPSGRHHPYSRNDAGTKGEEQQHTSESISVHRSTNESDEEWHMRMARTSTRASPNEKKQRSASHTTTTTTTHHVYSSSSTYVDNDASNDIENIGSSVGRTKSVKEEARSSASGVLAKVRGVERSGSTRRAAASTTVGKEPTGIRKTSGRVASAHAGAVRKASGL